In one window of Paraflavitalea soli DNA:
- a CDS encoding glycoside hydrolase family 2 protein — protein sequence MSHTRKLGIALCLLAGSLSQAQTWKMQPVALQTRWAKEVKADKPYNEYPRPQLERTQWTNLNGLWQYAITSAEASTPTAWEGHILVPYPLESALSGVKKALMPEQRLWYKRSIVAPAMKAGEKLLLHFGAVDYQCWVFLNGKQVGTHEGGYTAFDIDITTALKKGANELVLKVYDPSDAGIGPRGKQVLNPKDIYYTPSSGIWQTVWLEQVPAAYINHLELTPQLSGASLEKGQLTLNSQVIGDCKGCTIEAISGVATATLKPAAGGNYTGVLAIAQPKLWSPADPYLYDLVVRLKKGNAVIDEVKSYFGMRQVSVQKDNQGVERIFLNGKPYFNLGTLDQGFWPDGLHTAPTDAALRFDIEAIKSMGFNTIRKHIKIEPARWYYHADKLGMLVWQDFVQPNPGLPAGAKQIFEKQGKEMMEQLHNHPCITTWVLFNEKWGQYDQERLTKWIKATDPSRLVNGHSGEILYVNEKLRSPSPNAYVAADMTDIHSYPDPMNSMKMPGKAQVLGEFGGIGVFIPKHQWLTNSAWGYVNEKPAGLKAKYSIMNKHLQLLQKEGLSASIYTQPFDVEGEQNGLMTYDREVVKIPFAELRKIHQALNPQMGNLPAIAALDTDLTEPGELYAAMLEEYMNGKTDPAFIKELAMTAAQVGDRAGVNRFNALYVGTLKAPYSEDDLVLIENNTKKVTDPGFIFLQQQLQANPNRALHTKLMNIVYVDVIAPYVPNAAAKPNWEEIAMKVKPYGAPGEEILLRAKTIQLMNQQDWEHLKPVAKEYLSKYGQYLQPEEKKILEEKI from the coding sequence CTGGGAAGGCCATATCCTGGTGCCTTACCCCTTGGAGTCGGCCCTCTCTGGTGTAAAGAAAGCATTGATGCCTGAGCAGCGCCTTTGGTATAAACGCAGCATTGTAGCACCAGCCATGAAGGCGGGAGAAAAATTACTGCTGCATTTTGGCGCGGTAGATTACCAATGCTGGGTATTCCTCAACGGCAAGCAGGTAGGTACCCACGAGGGGGGCTATACTGCTTTTGACATCGACATTACCACTGCTTTAAAGAAAGGCGCTAATGAGCTGGTGCTGAAAGTATATGACCCATCCGATGCCGGCATTGGCCCCCGGGGCAAACAAGTATTGAATCCTAAAGACATTTATTATACCCCCAGTTCCGGCATCTGGCAAACGGTGTGGCTGGAACAGGTGCCTGCTGCTTACATCAACCATTTGGAGCTTACGCCCCAATTGTCTGGCGCTTCGCTGGAAAAGGGACAGCTGACCCTCAACAGCCAGGTGATAGGCGATTGCAAGGGATGTACCATTGAAGCCATAAGTGGCGTTGCTACTGCCACGCTTAAACCAGCTGCCGGAGGCAACTATACCGGCGTATTGGCAATCGCGCAACCAAAATTATGGTCGCCCGCTGATCCTTACCTCTATGACCTGGTGGTGAGGCTGAAAAAAGGCAATGCCGTGATTGACGAAGTGAAGTCTTATTTTGGTATGCGGCAGGTAAGTGTGCAGAAAGACAACCAGGGTGTAGAACGTATATTCCTCAATGGCAAGCCCTACTTCAACCTCGGTACGCTGGACCAGGGCTTCTGGCCAGATGGGCTACATACAGCACCTACCGATGCGGCCCTGCGGTTTGATATAGAAGCCATTAAAAGCATGGGTTTTAATACCATCCGTAAGCATATCAAAATAGAACCAGCACGCTGGTACTACCATGCCGATAAACTGGGCATGTTGGTATGGCAGGATTTTGTACAGCCCAATCCCGGCTTGCCTGCAGGCGCCAAACAGATCTTTGAAAAACAAGGCAAAGAGATGATGGAGCAATTGCACAACCATCCCTGTATTACCACCTGGGTGCTCTTTAATGAAAAATGGGGGCAATACGATCAGGAACGCCTGACCAAATGGATAAAAGCCACGGACCCCTCCAGGCTGGTAAATGGGCACAGCGGGGAGATATTGTATGTGAATGAAAAACTGCGCAGCCCCAGCCCGAATGCCTACGTGGCAGCCGATATGACGGATATACACAGTTACCCCGACCCCATGAACAGCATGAAAATGCCGGGCAAAGCCCAGGTGTTGGGGGAGTTTGGTGGTATTGGGGTATTCATTCCCAAACACCAATGGCTCACCAACAGCGCCTGGGGTTATGTAAATGAAAAGCCAGCAGGGCTGAAAGCCAAATACAGCATCATGAACAAACACCTGCAGCTGTTGCAAAAGGAAGGGCTGAGCGCCAGCATCTATACCCAGCCTTTTGATGTAGAGGGGGAGCAAAATGGGCTGATGACCTACGACCGGGAAGTGGTGAAAATACCTTTTGCCGAATTGAGGAAGATACACCAGGCACTCAATCCGCAAATGGGCAACCTGCCTGCCATTGCGGCCCTTGATACCGACCTGACGGAGCCGGGTGAGCTCTATGCTGCCATGCTGGAGGAATATATGAACGGGAAGACCGATCCGGCCTTTATCAAAGAACTGGCCATGACCGCAGCACAGGTAGGTGACCGGGCCGGGGTAAACCGGTTTAATGCTCTATACGTTGGTACGCTGAAAGCGCCTTACTCGGAAGATGACCTGGTATTGATCGAGAACAACACCAAAAAAGTAACCGACCCTGGTTTTATCTTCCTGCAGCAACAACTGCAAGCTAATCCCAACCGGGCCTTGCATACCAAACTGATGAATATTGTGTATGTCGACGTGATTGCACCCTATGTACCCAATGCAGCGGCTAAACCCAATTGGGAGGAGATTGCCATGAAGGTTAAGCCTTATGGCGCACCAGGTGAAGAGATTTTATTGCGGGCCAAAACGATCCAGCTGATGAACCAGCAGGATTGGGAACACCTGAAGCCGGTGGCCAAAGAGTACCTGTCGAAATATGGGCAATACCTGCAGCCGGAGGAAAAGAAAATACTGGAGGAGAAGATATAG